The following nucleotide sequence is from Citrus sinensis cultivar Valencia sweet orange chromosome 6, DVS_A1.0, whole genome shotgun sequence.
ATGAATTAGAAACTTtaacttaaatatatttatgattaaattttttaatgtaatttttgtgattaaaataaaaaatataaataattaaaataaagaatgcgGGTTGGTGAATACTTGTGCTAGTACCTAGTGAATTTTCTCAATATCAAATCCATTGGCAACTAGAGTCAGCAAAAAAAAACTCGAGCTGGCCCAGGCTGGGCCCATTCAAGCCTGGCCCGCATCATAAAATTATGGGTATGAGCCCAAGAATTTAAAACCCACTTCGAGTGCCCTCGGTTAAGGGTTTTTGCAAAAAACTCGGgcttataacttaaaaaaattaaattaaattaaaattatttttaattgaaatagtTAAATCTCTCGTTCCATTTTGGATTaacatcattttttataatcatgAGTCTTGAGCTTCTACATAAACTACAATgcataaacaaatttaatatacaaaaaataaataattttaatttacaataataaataataagaagagaaaaaaaggaacaaaaaatgaaatgtaaATATTTGCTCAGAGGTAACCAGTCCAGGCCCATTCAAGGgagtaattaatattttttgtttaataataataatcatcttaatttaagttttttaacttataaattaattaaaaatttatttaacaaaattattgaagGCCAAGCCCGACCTATGTGCAGGCCCACTCAAGTTGGACAAGCTTTCACAAGACTGAGACCTAGTTTCAATTATTTGGGCTTAGGCGTGGGCTTTGAGAAAATCTGATCCAAGTCCGCAAATTGTCAACCTTACCCACAATCTGTAATAAATTTGGATTCCTCTAAGttatatgcatgtaccttacaaccttctcacatgaatagtgaatAAACccacattatttattattcatgtAAGAGGATTGTAAGGTATAACTTAGCATTagccaataaattttagtttaaaatatCAAACCCGCCCTAACACGCAAAATTACTCGTAGCGAATAGATTTTTGCACGCATACTTAAAGGGGTTTGCAGGTTGACAGGTAATTTTACATGTTTATTGAAATTACatttaagttaaaagaaaaattcacaAACAATTGCGGTCAATTAAATCACATTGAATATCAGAACAAAAATTAGATTACTTTAGGTAAAAAGAATTACCTAAAAACATTCCaaacttatttctatttttattttaaacacacaaattttattaattcaacaaaatggaATAACCCAAAACTATAAaagctcttcatcatcatcattccaATGCAATCTCCAACAGTAAACAAAATGTCAATTTCCCTTTCACTTTCTCTCCATTTGACTCCACTCTCTCTTCatcattcttcttcttcttcttcttcttcttcttcaacctTCAAACTCAAAAACCCATCACCGAGACTTCCCTTTCACTTTCATTCTAAAACCTCCCTTGAACCCCTTAACGCCACCAAGCTCCCTTCACACCTCCCTTCTTCAAAGCCTCTCTCACTAATCAAACCCTACGTTCAATCCCACTACAAACCCATCATCGCCGGCTGGCTCTGCAGTGTCGTTTCGGTGTTTTCACTCTCCAAAATAATCCCCAAAATCGCAACTTTGTCATCCAACTTGTGCGTGAACAAGCTGAAGAGTGATGGGTGGATTCTTggtgtttttgttttggccAGATTGGTGGCTACTTACTGGCAGCAAGCGTTTTTGTGGGACGCAGCGTTGGGTGCTGTGTATGATGTAAGGGTTACTGTGTTTGAGAAGGTTTTGCAGAGAGAGCTGTCCTTCTTTGAAGGCGTGTCTGGCGTTTCGAGTGGAGATATTGCGTTTCGGATCACTGCTGAGGCTAATGATGTTGCTGATGCTGTTTATGCACTACTCAATGTCAGTAACTGCTATTTATGCATATGTTCATAAATATAGTGTGTTGTTGTGTCTAGTGAGAAACTTAAAGTTTGAATTCTAATGCATTGATTCTATAACTATCTGCACAAAGAATAGagcagttttattttattttattttttttaggtaGCTCTTTGTAGTCGGaatttgactaaaaatgaacATTAGTGTGGGTGtgtatatatagagagagagagagagaaagcctGAAAGCATAAAAGATATTTAGAGCTTTATGAAGAGATAATTTGCTGAAGCAATATGTTAACAGGATCAGAAATTTATGTGTATGAagtttttggatttttgggaAAGTATCTGGTGGAATCATTGTGTGTGAGCAGAAATTAGTGGGGGAATAGTTAAATGATTAAAGGGTTGGTTGaggataatttatttaatggaTTTTTGGGTAAATTTTTTGGTGAATTGTGGGGAGTTTTTAAGACTTCTGACTAGAATTTAGCTATTTCAATGTTGTTTTCCTGCCACTTGTGACTTagtgatttattttgtatgaTGGATTTTACTATTTGTGTGTGACATGGCTGTGgactaatttaattattatacaaataaatttatgctATCTGTGAGATTTCTCTAATTTGGAACTTCTGATTTGTAAAGTTTAATTTGTATGTCAGACAATTGTGCCTAGTGTACTGCAGTTATCTGCAATGGCAACTCAGATGTTGGTTATCAGTCCTGTCCTATCATTGATTTCGGCTCTGGTAAGAAGAGTATTACCTGAATTCTTGTTTGGTTTTGTCATCCTTGTTTCTTATGTTAACACATCATGTACTTTGATCtggggtgtgtgtgtgtattttggTTTTATTGTAGGTGATTCCTTCTATGGCTCTTGTTATAGCCTATCTAGGTGAAAGGCTTCGCAAGATATCTAAGCAGTCACATCTTAGCATTGCTAGTCTATCAGCCTACCTTAAtgaggtaatttttttttttttttggattctCTGTTTTACAGTTTCACGAATGCCATAAATTTTTAAGCTGCTTGTGCAAGTGCTCGAAGTTGCTTCCTAGGTCTCGCTGCCCTTTGTTACTGTATCGttcttattaatttctctctctctctccaagGCACCCACTTATTTGGCGTCAACCTTTATATTAGATGTTCTGTCATCGGGTGTTACCTGGTATATCTATGTAATAtgttatgttatttatgataGGTCCTCCCAGCCATTCTTTTTGTTAAAGCAAACAATGCAGAGATGTGTGAGAGTGCCAGGTTTCGGAGGCTAGCTCATTCCGACCTTTGTGAACGTTtgaaaaagaggaaaatgaaagtACTCATCCCTCAAACTGTTCAACTTATATATTTTGGAGCATTGTTTATACTTTGCGGTGGGTCACTGCTGGTTTCTGGTGGTTCTTTTGATGGATGTAGCCTGGTTTCATTTATAACATCATTAGTGTTTATGGTTGAACCCATCCAGGTGAGGTAACATGTGCTTCATTTTCCCTCTTGTGCTTTCAGtttgataattattagtaCTTTGTCATTTCATGGGCCTTTGGCTCTGTGCTGGGATTATCATTCGGACTTCGGACATAATGTTTGGCTGCAGCATGGCTTTGAAGTCATATTGTGTAGTTTACTTGTCCCATTTTTCAAGATAAAACTAGTTTGGCAGTATCTTGGTGCATTTTATCATCTCAACGAACCACCTAAAAACATTATGCTAATTACTGGTGCTATTCTGGTTCAGCTTTTGAGGAGCTGTCTTAAGTTATCAATCTGAAAATGAGGAATCACGCAGGGTGTTGGAAAAGCATACAATGAATTCAAGCAAGGAGAACCTGCTATTGAACGCTTGTTTGATTTGACCAAGTTTAAATCAAaggtaatttataatttgattgactgtaatttcttttctctgaAAGTCACACTTACgtataaatgttttttagAAAACTTTTTGACTGATTTGAATGAAATGCACAAGAGTATGGGGcccaattttgaaatattagaaATGCAAAATGAAATTGTGAAACTCCTTGTTTTATTGTATTAGAAAACTTTTCAACCGATTTGAATGAAATGCTCAAGAGTGTGGGGGccaattttgaaatattagaaatgcgaaataaaattgtgaaaCTCTTTGTTTAATTGTAAATCACTTGATATGGTATTTCTATATTGTTCTTGAATATAGGTGATTGAGAAACCGGATGCTGTTAGTTTAGACCATATAAATGGAGACGTGAAATTTTGCAATATCTCATTTAAGTATGCGGACAATATGCCGCTTGTTTTGGATCAACTGAACCTACACATCAGAGCTGGAGAGACTGTTGCTCTTATTGGGCCATCTGGAGGAGGGAAGTCAACCCTTGCAAAATTGCTGCTTCGCCTTTACGATCCCCTATCTGGTGAGCCATCTGAACAATTGATCTTCTTTATGCTGCCACGAGGTTAGTGAGTTATGGACTTTTAGAAACtacttttgattttatttagaGTGCGTGACTTTTTTCCTCATGTTAACAGGCTGTATACTTGTTGATGACCATGATGTCCAAAACATCCGATTGGATAGTTTGAGGAGACATGTTGGTCTGGTTTCTCAAGATATTGTGAGTGACTGGCAACAATACTTTTAGTTATTGAATCCTTTCTTCTATAGACTACTGTATTCTTTCTTCTGGATAAGAACTTTGCCATACAGACTCGTGAAGTGTATTTTGACCAGAGAATGATGTGTTAGCTTGTCTGTGCTTTGGTTGAAGACTCTTGAacttgggtttttttttttttttttcatttctgtgTTTAATTTAtccacataattttaaataggtTTTTGAGTCCAAAAATTTTGGCTATCATGCACTTGGTGAACAAATGGTTGTTCAATTTCTTATACTTTTTTAGTGTTGTTTTCTTCATGGTAGTCTCCTTACTGCTTTTAGTTGGAAAAATGTATAGAGTTCAGAAAAGAAGTTAATTTCCTACAACAGTAACCTTAGTGCTTGCTTCGTAGTTCCATATCAAGAGTTCCGTATCAAGGGCACCTTTTTGCTGGTtcgttaataaattttgtgtaTGCAATGACGACTTCCTAGATACATGAATATGTGTGCCAATGTGTGAAGCTCTTTTCAAACTTTATTATATGACTTATGTGTATGTATCAGACACTTTTTTCAGGGACAGTTGCTGAAAATATTGGGTATAGGGATCTGATGACCAAAATTGACATGGAGAGGGTTGAGCATACAGCAAGAACAGCAAATGCTGATGAATTTGTTAGAACACTTCCACAGGGATACAATACCCATATTGGACCAAGAGGCTCAAGTTTAAGTGGAGGTCAGAGGCAAAGGTAAGACCAAAGCCTTAACTATATCCTTCTTTGTAATTTGATAGGCTTCACTATGTAAAAGAGTGTTGTTTGGCTTCTTTTTGAGGGAAATAATGGTTGGCTTGATTGATGACGTATTTTAGAGACCGACTTGTCAGAATATGAAATTAGGttatttaaattctcaaattttcaaCTGTTGTGCTCACTCACAAATGCAGACTAGCTATTGCAAGGGCACTCTATCAGAATTCCTCTGTATTGATTTTGGATGAAGCAACTTCTGCCTTAGATAGCAGGTCTGAGTTACTGGTGAGACAAGCTGTGGACCGCTTGTTGGGACATCATACtgtaagggaaaaaaaatactcttCCTCTATGGTCAAACTATGTTCTTATATTTGGctcttttccattttcttttactgtgagaacaaatgataaatttttgacATGGCTCTAGAACTATTATCTTCAGTACTGTGTATGTAAATTTAGCTAAAGCATTAGTGGGATTGGCCGGGAATAAGTTATTTAGTCTTGCACATTTATTTCAATGCCTTTGATGATTCAAACATTGTACTCAAAACAGAGTATCCACTTTCAGGTGCTTGTCATTGCCCACCATTTGGAAACAGTTATGATGGCAAAACGCGTATTCCTTCTAGATAATGGGAAGCTTGAAGAGCTGAATCGGTCTACTCTTCTGGGCAGTAATCATGACTCACTGGTATCAGCTGGACTTGTTATTTGAGTGCATTGCGAAGGATCACAGACTCGTGACGCATGTTCACCACCTGGACTTGTGATTCAAGGGCAATGTAAAGATTCATAGAGGTTATCCATCACAGGAGTAGGACTCGGAAGATTCAGAGGTGTCCATAACCACAGTTACCTAGCATTAAGAATAAGCACAGGAAGCCAGGTTTATACTTCCTACAGGGGAGACTAAGAATGAACCAATCTTCTGTTTATGCATTCAAATTTATGGCTTTTATggcaaatatttatttcccCTTGTgaatttatctaaattttttctgTATAGAAATGGTTATAAGGTTTTTAGCTATCTATGTTTTCTAGTTTTGAGATTATTGGACTTGTACTTGCTGACAATATCTGCTCAATGATTTTGATTGTTCAGTGTTAAGGTCTCATGCTTGAACTTATAAATGTCATGCAAAAACTATTTTCCGCTGGCAACGAAGACTTGAAATTATATTCTTACAATATAGTTGCAATTCAGGATTATTAACAAGCTCTAGATTTCACCTCacatttcctttaatttttgctttagtaatatttattgagaaagagaaatatcTAATAATAGTTGTAACAGGTAAGGGGTtgcaaattttctaaaaataattttcagatataataaaacataaactgCAATTACCAATTCGTAAATATTTGGGttttatcagaaaaaataaaatgaaaattatttgaaaaaaaaaaaaaaagaacaggGCCtactttatatatttatcGGGTGCGTTGCGTTGTCAGAAATTGAGGCCCAAAACGGTGCGCATCACTCAATTTTCTTCATACAAAAACCCTCGCACAACTTAAAATGTctttccattttcattttcattttgccgcTCAAGAATCCCGCGCTCTGTTCTCATAAACAGGTGTCAATCTAAGCCCTAAATTtctcttccccccccccccctctcccttttttgtttgattgatCATTTTTCTACTGAATTTTGGGTCGAATTTCGTACTCAGtactatattttaattttgaatccgTTGAAAGAGTAAGTATGAGctagtagttttttttttttttgggctaaAAAATGGgtatcaaatttagattttagatttaacttgtttgtcattttaaattaatttaatttgaatgtCACAAACCACACTATCTCATAACCATAAGATCTCGTTTCCCATGTTGATTGTTCCAATTTAAGTTTAGTTAAGAATTGTCTCTCATACTTGTGTTTACTGTCGTggaaaattttttcttcaaattaaagCCTTTTGCTAAAGCCTAAAATGAAGGAAATTATTCATATGATAAGTTGTCTCAGATTGGTGTGCTTCGTGTGTTTTACAGGGGGACAATGGATACATCAAATCCTGCAGTGTTTGTTAATGGAGGGCTGATGCGCATGTATGTAGGGCGGAGGATTCGCACTGTGATTCAGGTTATACAATCTGACGGTGGGGGTGTAACTGGAAAATCCACTGATGGTCACCAGCTAGTTGTGAAGGGTCCCCAACCGGGTTTTCCTTTGACAACTTTTGTTGAGGTTATTGGCATAGCTGATACTGATAGATCTATCCGAGCTGAAATTTGGAATAACTTTGGGAACACATTTGGTATGACTCTCAAGTCTCAACTTCTTTATcaactttttttcttcctccatttatttttctttaattgggGTTTGAGCTAGGTCAATGCCGTTGTCTATTTTGGTGTCAGCATGACTAGTTCCATTGGCATATTCTTGCTGCCATGTCACTTTTCAGGGGTTCATTTTCGAAATGATATGTTGTTGTTAGAATGTAACTTACTTTCAGGAGAAACCTGTTTTACTTTGTTTGAATTGGCTGAAGCTGATATCATTGACATTACATAGACCATCCTCTTCAAAATATTGCTTGAAGCTCTAACAATTTGTTTGTAATAGACTGTTAGCCGATAAGATGCCCAGGCTATGTTCTTCCTGAAATACGTAAAAGATGTACTCCTAtggacacacacacacacacacaaatatgTAGTTGTGTATTCATTCTTCTTTGTGGTTTTAAAAGCTTTTCTTGTGTTCTAAATGGTTGGCAGACACACAAAGCTATAATCAGCTTTGTCAGCTTGCAAATGGGGAGTTCAAACACTTGTTCATCTGACGTACAACAAGCATACCTGTTATGAAGAAATATGTTGTTTTGCCCCCTATGGTAATGTGTATAGGTGGGATATGCGATGTAGGCCTTGTAGTTTTTTTCTTCTGTCCTGGAGTTATAGGAACCTATGTTTCTGTCTTCTGGAGTAAAGCATAGCCGAAGTTTGAGTGACATCTTTTGTTTCATGAAATGGGAGCTATTTGTTTCCTAGTTTATTGCTATTTTAGTGATTTCTTGCAAAAGATAATCCATCAGTTCTTGAAGACTACTATTGTAGGCtgcagcaaaaaaaaaaaaaaaatctaacaaaaTGCAATTACAGAGCTGTGTCACGCTGGTTAAGAAAATGTGGTGACTTGATGATAGTtgcaattgatttttattttcttgtagttTTTTCGCTTAATCTGCAGACCTTGACTGGTTGTGATTGGGGTTAGACTGCACACtgcaaaatcaattttctggcaaattctagttttttttttccatatattttgttgatCAAAGGAGGCACTAAAGGCGCAagctaaaaattaaatgaagcttGCAAACACGTAAATACGATTTGAAAAATCCCAATTAAACAAAgcctcaaatttttaaaaatctgtAGTCGAGAACTCAACACTTCTCAAATGTAAAGAGTTTAACCCTGCGTTTCATTTCATTTGTCTGGGTAGGGCACGTTAAGTTCCGAAATGAATTGGCTTACTCGAAAAAAACCTTGATCATTGAAAAATTTATCTCGTGTCTGGTAGTGTATGATTCTACTCTGGAAGAAAGAAGCTAATAGAGTCATAGAAGATCCCGAAAGAGGCGAATTGCCAGAAAGTTTATCAAATCCGATCCTTGCATCATCTGAtcttggaaggaaaaatttacaacaacGTCCCTAGTGTCTACCTCTATACGCCAAAGTCttcaattctttaattttgacaaCAAAGTCCCCCGTGACGGGGTGTTTAGAATCTAATCCGATCCGCTCAATCCGTCTTATTCGCAGAAATCCGatttgtaaaaatttgatCCGTGGATTAGTagattagattggattgaaaatctGAAAATCCGCAGTCAGtagattggatatggatttacttctgtgAATCTGCAAATCTGCGaatctgtaaaaaaaattaaaaaaatatttatttaataaaaaattaaacttataaatatggCATTAtacttacaaataaataaataagttaaaatatagttacattaatatcatattatgtcttatatgataataatataaaatataaataattaaataaaaaaatatagcttCCTAAGcggttaattttcatgtattgatctaaacaaatgagattttttttttctttttagtgtgttatattttgaaattttgaatgtattttctaactttatttaaacaattaatttatttaatcttatttaattttaaatttgatcagtagtaaaattatttttatataattttttttatttagttaattcGTAGATAGgatatgattaaaaatttttaacccGTAAACCAATCCGTAAAAATGGTGGATTAGATATGAATTGAGTTAAATCCGCATTTGATCTGTATGTATtagatttggattgaatttcattAATCCGTGAATttgattagattaaaaatttataatccatAAAATTATAGATCGGATATGGATTAATATTCAATCTGCAAAATCTGATCCACTAACACCCCTACCCGTGAGAATTAAGCCTTTTTCATCAACATCCACCACTAAATTATGAAGGGAGATgcttattttagtaatttggaTATGTTATTATCagtgaaaatgatgaattcaTCTATTTCttgttgacatttttttttcatatttaccTCAATCACTAATAAACATTGCGATCTGTTGAAATGACCTTCATGCTAATGTTGTTGACTTGCTGTTGGTCTAGGGTATTAGAGGATTcagttttaataataatttttagaagaaaatttCCATTTATGCATTAACCAAGCTTCATTCATCATTATGGATTGCATAGTACATGCACAATCTTTTAAAGGTGGACTTTTAGAGTAATTCATGAACTTCTATAAGTAATAATATCTTTGTGAAGACTTATCATGAATGTTGAAATGTgctaaattgaaatattaaaaattaaaggttTCACATTAagttagtaaaatttataaatgttggATAAGAGCAGAACTTAGAAGAGATAGGAAAGGACCACGGTCGtctactaatatttataaataaaaataactacttTTATTGTTTAGATTCTACATGCAT
It contains:
- the LOC102618923 gene encoding ABC transporter B family member 29, chloroplastic; translation: MQSPTVNKMSISLSLSLHLTPLSLHHSSSSSSSSSSTFKLKNPSPRLPFHFHSKTSLEPLNATKLPSHLPSSKPLSLIKPYVQSHYKPIIAGWLCSVVSVFSLSKIIPKIATLSSNLCVNKLKSDGWILGVFVLARLVATYWQQAFLWDAALGAVYDVRVTVFEKVLQRELSFFEGVSGVSSGDIAFRITAEANDVADAVYALLNTIVPSVLQLSAMATQMLVISPVLSLISALVIPSMALVIAYLGERLRKISKQSHLSIASLSAYLNEVLPAILFVKANNAEMCESARFRRLAHSDLCERLKKRKMKVLIPQTVQLIYFGALFILCGGSLLVSGGSFDGCSLVSFITSLVFMVEPIQGVGKAYNEFKQGEPAIERLFDLTKFKSKVIEKPDAVSLDHINGDVKFCNISFKYADNMPLVLDQLNLHIRAGETVALIGPSGGGKSTLAKLLLRLYDPLSGEPSEQLIFFMLPRGCILVDDHDVQNIRLDSLRRHVGLVSQDITLFSGTVAENIGYRDLMTKIDMERVEHTARTANADEFVRTLPQGYNTHIGPRGSSLSGGQRQRLAIARALYQNSSVLILDEATSALDSRSELLVRQAVDRLLGHHTVLVIAHHLETVMMAKRVFLLDNGKLEELNRSTLLGSNHDSLVSAGLVI
- the LOC102619411 gene encoding replication protein A 14 kDa subunit B, whose amino-acid sequence is MDTSNPAVFVNGGLMRMYVGRRIRTVIQVIQSDGGGVTGKSTDGHQLVVKGPQPGFPLTTFVEVIGIADTDRSIRAEIWNNFGNTFDTQSYNQLCQLANGEFKHLFI